The nucleotide sequence CCACCTCAGGTCATGTGGTCGTTGACCCGGGCGGTGTCCCGGATGGTGTGAGATACGACGGTCATGTTTGTCGAGCTATCGATCCGGTGTGGCGAGGATCCTGAAGAGCATGTTGTTCACATCGGTCAGGGCCTGGACGTTGGCGCGTCGGCGAAACTCACTGAGAGTCGTCTTACGCAAGCTGGTGACTAAACCAGGGGCCGCCCAGGCATCGTCGTCCAAAGGCACGCCGAACCCAGTGTCGGGGTCGTGGTCGAAGATCGGCACAACGATGATGGTCGGTTCATTAGGAATTTCGTTGTAGACGGTCGAGGAGATGACAAGCACGTCGACACCCGTGCCCGTCGCCCACACGTCCCCTCGGCGCGGCGACGTCAACGCGTCGTTAACTCCTCAAGGTTGCGGTCGGCCCACGCCTCGCTGAACGCCCCCGCCTGGGGATGCGCTTGCATCCATCGGTCATGAGCCTGGCATCGTCGCCGCATGTCCTCGGCGTCGAGCAAGGTCTCAATCCAGGCGTTCATCGACTTCTCGTCGGCCTCGGCATACTGTTTCACCGCTTCATACGCGGTGTCGGACAACCGCAGTGTCACTGTTTTTGCCATCACCAAATGATAGC is from bacterium and encodes:
- a CDS encoding MazF family transcriptional regulator, which codes for MTSPRRGDVWATGTGVDVLVISSTVYNEIPNEPTIIVVPIFDHDPDTGFGVPLDDDAWAAPGLVTSLRKTTLSEFRRRANVQALTDVNNMLFRILATPDR